The stretch of DNA GAGCCACAAGCTCCATCTGCCGGGTAATAATTCCTTGTTTGGCGGCATCCATTTGTGTTGTGTAATTCATTATGCTCCCCCTTTAAAATTATCTATAAGTCAGGACCACCCGTAAAACGGGTGGCTTGATTACGCCCTATAAGGGCAAGGTACTAGCTGAGTCTCAAGACTCACTGAAAAAGTCCGCCAACCGCATAACCTTTTCAGTCAGCCCCTAAAGGGGCTCTTTTTATGACTTTTTCACGGGCTCACCCGTAAACGGGTCTGTCAATTCCTTCAAACTTAGCTGGTCGACAATTATATCTTCTTGTAACTGCTCTCGGATATATTTTGCTATTGCCTCTTTGTTTCGTCCCACCGTATCCACAAAATATCCTTTGCACCAAAAATGCCTGTTTCCATA from Propionispora hippei DSM 15287 encodes:
- a CDS encoding transposase; the encoded protein is YGNRHFWCKGYFVDTVGRNKEAIAKYIREQLQEDIIVDQLSLKELTDPFTGEPVKKS